A stretch of the Argentina anserina chromosome 6, drPotAnse1.1, whole genome shotgun sequence genome encodes the following:
- the LOC126801253 gene encoding pleiotropic drug resistance protein 1-like isoform X3, whose amino-acid sequence MESGNIQLGSSSVWKNQGRMEAFSSSAREEDDEEALKWAALEKLPTYNRLRKGILTSASGKANEIDIPNLGFEERKDLVERLLKGTDDGNEKFMIKLKNRIDSVGIELPTIEVRFEHLNIEAKAYGGTRALPTLLNWITNIIEGFLTNLRVISSRKTNFSILHNVSGIIKPGRMTLLLGPPSSGKTTLLLALAGKLDPDLKLSGTVTYNGHGMNEFVPQKTAAYISQYDLHIGEMTVRETLAFSARCQGVGTRYDMLAELCRREKAAYIKPDPDIDVFMKATAIEGQEVNVVTDYILKILGLEACADTLVGNDMLRGISGGQRKRVTTGEMLVGPANALFMDEISTGLDSSTTFQIVNSIKQNIHILNGTAVISLLQPAPETFDLFDDIILLSDGQIVYQGPHEHVLEFFQIMGFKCPDRKGIADFLQEVTSRKDQEQYWERKEEPYNFVTVEQFSKAFESFHVGQKLGGELLVTFDKRQNHPAALTTRKYSAKMGELLKACISREILLMKRNSFFYYFKLTQITFLAFISMTTFLRTKMHHNSVDDAVVFAGALFFANTVAMFNGMAELSLTLIKLPVFYKQRDFFFYPAWVYALPTWILKIPISFVEVAIWVFMTYYVTGYDPNLGRFLKQYLILLLVNQMASGLFRTVAALCRDMIIANTLGAFANVMLFTLSGFVLSRDKINKLWKWGYWSSPLMYGQNAVVVNELLGKRWKHVLPNSTTSIGVAALKYRGFFTHAYWYWIGAGALIGFVLLLNLCYVLALSYLNPIGKLQAAKADDYYCNNNAESLNTEVSGDGTNIRKQGMVLPFEPHSITFDEITYSVDMPQEMKTDGVVEDKLVLLKGVSGSFRPGILTALMGVSGAGKTTLMDVLAGRKTGGYIEGDIKISGYPKKQETFARISGYCEQNDIHSPHVTVSESLIYSAWLRLPPEVKSETKKMFIEEVMKLVELNPLRQSLVGLPGINGLSTEQRKRLTIAVELVANPSIIFMDEPTSGLDARAAAIVMRTVRNTVDTGRTVVCTIHQPSIDIFEAFDELLLLKRGGQEIYVGPLGHHSCNLISYFEDIEGVGKIKDGYNPATWMLDVSTLAQEFALGIDFAQVYKQSALYRRNKQLIAEYSLPSASSNELSFPTRYSQPFIMQFMACLWKQHWSYWRNPPYNAVRILFTIIIGLMFGTMFWNLGSKTKRKQDLLNAMGCMYTAVLFLGVQNAFSVQPVVSVERTVFYREKAAGMYSALAYAFAQVTIELPYVLVQALVYGVITYLMIGFERKFVKFFWYIFFTYFSLAYFTFYGMMTVAVTPNYQIASIVSTLFYGAWNLFAGFIIPRPKLPIWWRWYYWACPIAWTLYGLVVSQFGDLDDLLDSDETVNQFLRQYFGFKHDFLGVVAVVVVGIAVLFAFVFAFSIKTFNFQKR is encoded by the exons ATGGAGAGCGGTAATATTCAATTAGGCAGTTCGTCAGTATGGAAGAACCAAGGTCGTATGGAAGCTTTTTCGAGTTCTGCACGCGAAGAAGACGATGAAGAAGCTCTCAAATGGGCTGCCCTAGAGAAGCTTCCAACTTATAATCGTCTCAGGAAAGGTATACTCACCTCGGCCAGTGGAAAAGCTAATGAAATTGATATACCAAATCTTGGGTTTGAAGAGAGAAAGGACCTGGTTGAGAGATTGCTCAAAGGCACTGACGACGGCAATGAAAAGTTCATGATAAAGCTCAAGAATCGTATTGACAG CGTTGGAATTGAGCTTCCCACAATTGAAGTTCGGTTTGAGCATCTAAACATAGAAGCAAAGGCTTATGGAGGAACCCGAGCATTGCCTACTCTTTTGAACTGGATTACTAATATAATCGAg GGTTTCTTGACCAATCTCCGTGTAATTTCAAGTAGAAAGACAAACTTCTCTATCCTTCACAATGTTAGTGGAATTATAAAGCCTGGAAG AATGACATTACTATTGGGTCCTCCAAGTTCCGGCAAGACCACACTGTTATTGGCTTTAGCCGGAAAGCTTGATCCAGATCTAAAG CTGTCGGGAACGGTGACATATAATGGCCATGGAATGAATGAATTTGTACCCCAAAAAACTGCTGCTTACATCAGTCAATATGATTTGCATATTGGAGAAATGACTGTAAGGGAGACATTAGCCTTTTCTGCAAGATGTCAAGGGGTCGGAACTCGTTATG ATATGTTAGCTGAGCTATGCAGAAGAGAGAAAGCAGCTTATATAAAGCCTGATCCTGACATTGATGTGTTCATGAAG GCAACAGCTATAGAGGGCCAAGAAGTGAACGTAGTGACAGATTACATTTTGAAG ATTTTAGGACTAGAAGCGTGCGCTGATACGTTGGTAGGAAATGATATGTTGAGGGGTATCTCTGGAGGACAAAGAAAGCGTGTTACAacag GTGAGATGCTCGTTGGACCTGCAAACGCTTTGTTCATGGATGAGATATCAACTGGCTTGGACAGTTCAACAACATTTCAAATTGTGAATTCAATCAAGCAAAACATCCATATTCTTAATGGAACCGCTGTCATCTCACTTCTTCAGCCAGCACCAGAGACTTTTGACCTCTTTGATGACATTATCCTTCTCTCCGATGGCCAGATTGTGTATCAGGGACCTCACGAGCATGTGCTTGAGTTTTTTCAAATTATGGGATTTAAATGTCCCGATAGGAAAGGCATTGCCGATTTCCTACAGGAG GTGACATCTAGGAAAGATCAGGAGCAATATTGGGAAAGGAAAGAGGAGCCGTATAATTTTGTTACTGTTGAGCAATTTTCCAAAGCATTTGAATCATTCCATGTCGGACAGAAACTTGGGGGGGAACTTTTAGTAACATTTGACAAAAGACAGAACCACCCGGCAGCTTTAACAACTAGAAAGTATAGTGCTAAAATGGGAGAACTTTTGAAAGCTTGCATCTCAAGGGAGATTTTGCTCATGAAGAGGAATTCCTTTTTTTATTACTTTAAGCTAACCCAA ATTACATTTCTGGCATTCATTTCGATGACAACGTTTCTACGGACCAAGATGCACCACAACTCAGTAGATGATGCAGTAGTTTTTGCAGGTGCTTTGTTCTTTGCCAATACCGTAGCTATGTTTAATGGGATGGCAGAGCTTTCACTGACTCTTATCAAGCTTCCCGTCTTTTACAAGCAAAGAGATTTTTTCTTCTACCCTGCATGGGTCTATGCTCTTCCAACATGGATTCTCAAGATACCTATATCATTTGTAGAAGTTGCAATTTGGGTGTTCATGACATATTACGTAACCGGATATGATCCAAATCTTGGACG gttcttgaagcaataTCTCATATTATTGCTGGTTAACCAAATGGCCTCTGGTTTATTCCGTACTGTTGCAGCATTGTGTAGGGACATGATTATTGCCAACACTTTAGGTGCCTTTGCAAATGTCATGCTTTTTACACTAAGTGGCTTCGTTCTCTCTAGAG ATAAAATTAACAAGTTGTGGAAATGGGGCTACTGGAGCTCACCTCTAATGTACGGTCAAAATGCAGTAGTAGTTAATGAGTTACTTGGGAAGCGTTGGAAACAT GTATTGCCAAACTCAACAACGTCAATAGGAGTTGCAGCTTTAAAGTATAGAGGCTTCTTTACACACGCATATTGGTACTGGATTGGAGCTGGGGCATTGATTGGATTTGTGTTGCTTCTTAACCTTTGTTATGTTCTGGCGCTCTCCTACCTAAACC CAATTGGGAAATTGCAAGCAGCCAAAGCAGATGAT TATTATTGTAACAACAATGCAGAGAGTCTCAATACAGAAGTTTCTGGTGATGGTACTAACATAAGGAAACAGGGAATGGTTCTTCCATTTGAACCACATTCCATAACCTTTGATGAAATCACATACTCTGTTGACATGCCACAG GAAATGAAGACAGATGGTGTTGTAGAGGACAAGTTGGTTCTTCTGAAGGGTGTGAGTGGTTCTTTCAGGCCAGGTATTTTAACAGCTCTTATGGGTGTTAGTGGTGCTGGGAAAACGACTCTCATGGATGTATTGGCTGGTAGGAAAACTGGTGGATATATTGAAGGAGATATTAAAATTTCCGGGTATCCAAAGAAGCAGGAAACATTTGCTCGGATTTCTGGATATTGTGAGCAAAATGACATTCACTCCCCTCATGTTACTGTCTCCGAGTCATTGATATACTCAGCATGGCTTCGTTTGCCACCTGAAGTTAAATCCGAAACCAAAAAG ATGTTCATAGAGGAGGTGATGAAACTTGTGGAACTCAATCCATTGAGGCAATCACTTGTTGGGTTGCCTGGTATCAATGGTCTTTCAACTGAGCAGCGCAAGAGGCTGACTATAGCAGTTGAGCTAGTAGCCAATCCCTCTATAATATTCATGGATGAACCAACTTCGGGATTAGATGCAAGAGCTGCTGCTATTGTCATGAGAACAGTTAGGAACACAGTGGATACTGGTAGAACTGTTGTGTGCACCATCCATCAACCTAGCATTGACATTTTTGAAGCTTTTGATGAG CTACTCCTATTGAAGAGGGGAGGGCAGGAAATTTATGTGGGTCCATTAGGTCACCATTCTTGCAATCTTATCAGTTATTTTGAG GATATTGAAGGAGTCGGTAAAATAAAAGATGGTTATAATCCAGCGACATGGATGTTAGATGTTTCGACCTTAGCACAAGAATTCGCTTTGGGAATTGATTTCGCTCAAGTTTACAAGCAATCAGCATTATACAG GAGAAATAAGCAACTCATTGCCGAATATAGCTTGCCTTCTGCTTCCTCAAATGAACTGTCTTTCCCTACTCGATACTCCCAACCATTTATCATGCAATTTATGGCTTGCTTATGGAAACAGCATTGGTCATACTGGCGTAACCCACCGTACAATGCAGTGAGAATTCTTTTCACGATAATCATCGGATTAATGTTTGGGACAATGTTCTGGAATCTTGGCTCCAAAAC gaaaagaaaacaagatcTGTTAAATGCAATGGGTTGCATGTACACTGCTGTTCTCTTTCTGGGGGTCCAAAATGCATTTTCGGTGCAACCTGTAGTTTCTGTTGAAAGAACAGTCTTTTACCGAGAAAAAGCAGCAGGGATGTATTCAGCCTTGGCTTATGCATTTGCACAG GTTACAATTGAGCTTCCATATGTTTTGGTACAAGCTTTGGTTTATGGGGTTATAACTTATCTAatgattggatttgagaggaaGTTTGTTAAGTTTTTCTGGTACATATTCTTCACGTACTTCTCACTGGCGTATTTCACATTTTATGGGATGATGACTGTGGCTGTTACTCCAAACTATCAAATTGCTTCTATTGTTTCCACTTTGTTTTATGGAGCATGGAATCTCTTTGCTGGTTTTATTATTCCACGGCCG AAGCTTCCCATATGGTGGAGATGGTACTACTGGGCATGTCCAATAGCCTGGACATTGTATGGATTGGTCGTATCACAGTTCGGAGATCTAGATGATTTGCTCGACAGTGATGAAACAGTGAACCAGTTTTTGAGACAGTATTTTGGTTTCAAACATGATTTTTTGGGAGTTGTTGCAGTAGTGGTCGTTGGAATTGCCGTACTATTCGCATTTGTCTTTGCCTTTTCTATTAAAACGTTCAACTTCCAGAAGCGTTAG